From Piscinibacter gummiphilus:
CACGTAGCAGCAGGTGGCCGAGATGAGGCCCATCGTCGCGAGGCGGCGCGCACCGAAGCGCGCCAGCAGCCGCTTGAGCAGCACGCCTTGCACCAGCACCGACAGCACGCCCACCGCAAAGAGCGACCAGCCGTTCTCCAGCGGCCCCCAGCCGAAGCGGAAGCCGGTGTAGAGCACCCACGAGCTGCGCAGGATGGAATCGGTGAGCGCACCGAAGGCCACCACCAGCACGAGGATGCCCACGCCTTCGAGCTTGCTCAGCTGGGTGAGCGCCTGGATCGGGTTGAGGGCACCCCAGGTCAGCGGCTTGCGGTACTGCACGGCCAGCGACTCGGGCAGCACGAAGTAGCCATAGACGAGGTTGAGCAACGCCAGCACGCCCGAGGCATAGAACGGCAGGTGGATGTCGATGGCACCCAGCAGGCCGCCCATCACCGGCCCGAGGATGAAGCCGAGCCCGAACATGGCGCCGACCTGGCCGAAGCGGCGAGCCCGGTCTTCGGGCGTGGTGATGTCGGCAACATAGGCGTTGGCGATGCTCACGTTGGCCTGAAGAGCGCCGCTCACCAGGCGGATGGCCACCAGCTGCCCGAGCGTGGCGGCCAGCGCCGTGCCGAAGTAGCTGAACGCGAAGCCGCAGAAACCCAGCAGCAGCACAGGCCGGCGGCCGTAGCGGTCCGACAGCGCGCCGAGCACTGGTGCGCTGAAGAAGTTGGCCACGCCGAAGGTGAACATGATCGCCCCGAACCAGAACGCCTGCTCCGCGCGGTCGCTGGTGAAGCGGCCCACGAGCTCGGGCAGCACGGGGATGATCAGGCCGATCGACACCATGTCGATCAGCACCGTCAGCAGGATGAAGCGCATCGCCGCGGGGCGGTCCGCGGCGATGGGCGGCTGGTTCAGAGAAGAATCGGTCACTCGGGATTCACTTCACAGCAAGTCGGCAGGGAGCGGCGGGCCGAGCGCCGGGCCGCTCCCAAGCCGGCCCGCATCCCCTCGGGGGATCGGTCGGCGTACCCGCCGGCCGAGGGGCTTCATTCACTCCATGCGGTAGTTGGGCGCTTCTTTTGTGATCTGCACGTCGTGGACGTGGCTCTCGCGGATGCCGGCAGACGTGATCTCGACGAACTCGGCCTTGTTGCGCATGTCGTCGATGGTCGCGCAGCCGCAGTAGCCCATCGACGCACGGATACCACCGGCCATCTGGAAGATGATGCTGACGAGGGAACCCTTGTACGGCACGCGGCCTTCGATGCCTTCAGGCACGAGCTTGTCGGCGTTGGGGTTGGCGCCGGTGTTGTCCTGGAAGTAGCGGTCGGCCGAGCCTTGCTGCATGGCGCCGATCGAGCCCATGCCGCGGTAGCTCTTGTAGCTGCGACCCTGGAACAGCACGATCTCGCCGGGCGCTTCTTCGGTGCCGGCAAACATGCCGCCCATCATCACCGTGTGCGCGCCGGCCGCGATGGCCTTGGCGATGTCGCCCGAGTAGCGGATGCCGCCGTCGGCGATCAGCGGCACGCCGGTGCCGGCGAGGGCCTTGGCCACGTTGTCGATGGCGGTGATCTGCGGCACGCCCACGCCCGCCACGATGCGGGTGGTGCAGATGGAGCCAGGGCCGATGCCGACCTTGACACCATCGGCACCCGCCTCGACGAGCGCCAGGGCCGCCGCGCCGGTGGCGATGTTCCCGCCGATCACGTCGACCTGCGGGTAGTTCTGCTTGACCCAGCGCACGCGCTCGATCACGCCGGCACTGTGGCCGTGGGCGGTGTCGACCACCAGGGCGTCGACGCCGGCCTTGACCAGCAGCTCGACCCGCTCTTCGGTGCCCTCGCCCACGCCAACCGCTGCGCCGACACGCAGCTTGCCTTGCGCGTCACGCGCGGCATTGGGGAAGTTGGTCTGCTTGGTGATGTCTTTCACCGTGTAGAGGCCACGCAACTCGAAGGCGTCGTTGACGACCAGCACACGCTCCAGCTTGTGCTTGTGCATCAACGCCTTGGCTTCGGTGAGCGTCGCGTTTTCGCCCACGGTGATGAGCCGCTCGCGCGGCGTCATGATCTCGCTGACGGGGATGTCCATGCGCGTCTCGAAGCGCAGGTCGCGGCCGGTGACGATGCCGACCACCTTGCCTTCGTCGACCACCGGGAAGCCCGAAATGCCATGCTGGCGCGACAGGTTGATCACGTCACGCACCGGCACGCGGGGCGCGATGGTGATGGGGTCGCGCAGCACGCCCGACTCGTAGCGCTTGACCCGCGCCACCTCCGAAGCCTGCTGCTTGGGCGACAGGTTCTTGTGCACGATGCCGATGCCGCCCTCCTGGGCGATGGCAATGGCCAGCCGCGCCTCCGTCACCGTGTCCATGGCGGCGGACACCAGGGGCAAGTTCAGTCGGATGTTGCGGGAGAGGTGGGTGGAGAGCGAGGTGTCGCGCGGCAACACCTGGGAGAACGCCGGCACCAACAACACATCGTCGAAGGTGAGCGCTTTGCCGAGAAGGCGCATGAGGAAGCTCCTGAGGAGGGTAGGAACCAGTCATTGCTGACTGATTCCCCCCTAAGAACCGGACTTGCGACTTTCACCGCATCCGGCTCAAGCACAACATATGTGCGGGCTAGGGGAGCACGTGATTGTATCAGTCACCCCTGACTTACGTTTTCCCGCACCTAAGCCTCAATCAGAGGCCGGCTTCGCAACTGTCAAACCTAGGGCGTGCAGTTGAACATGACACACCGGATGCAGAAGTACCCGGTTGGACAACGCGTTGGACCCGCCCTTCACCTGAGCGATCAGGTGATGGTCGTGCCAACCCGTTTCTTCCGTGATGGCTTCGCCACAACGGACGCAAGCGCCATGCTGCGAGAGGAATAGCGTCGCCCATTGCTTGCGATAGGCCATGCTTTTCAGCAGCCGTTTCGCTCGCAGGTCTTCGCCATACGCTTCCCACTCGGGGTCGAACGGGTTGTACCCGCCCATGACCTTCCGATGCCTGACGATTTCCGTATCGGCAAGCCGATACAGCCGCGCCCATCGCGCCTCACCTTCATCGGATCGAATCCGCGCCGCGAATTCGCTCCTGCCTTCGATGCGTGACCAATACTTCTCTGTCACCCATCGTGGGCTCT
This genomic window contains:
- a CDS encoding MFS transporter, producing MTDSSLNQPPIAADRPAAMRFILLTVLIDMVSIGLIIPVLPELVGRFTSDRAEQAFWFGAIMFTFGVANFFSAPVLGALSDRYGRRPVLLLGFCGFAFSYFGTALAATLGQLVAIRLVSGALQANVSIANAYVADITTPEDRARRFGQVGAMFGLGFILGPVMGGLLGAIDIHLPFYASGVLALLNLVYGYFVLPESLAVQYRKPLTWGALNPIQALTQLSKLEGVGILVLVVAFGALTDSILRSSWVLYTGFRFGWGPLENGWSLFAVGVLSVLVQGVLLKRLLARFGARRLATMGLISATCCYVLWALATQGWMMYAVMALNLFGFTVQASMQSLVSNAADATTQGRTMGAVAALTSLMFIIGPVIGTSLLGAVSHLPPSDWRAGAPFFFCAVLMASSTAVALWHFSRRPAEPAPQPNV
- the guaB gene encoding IMP dehydrogenase produces the protein MRLLGKALTFDDVLLVPAFSQVLPRDTSLSTHLSRNIRLNLPLVSAAMDTVTEARLAIAIAQEGGIGIVHKNLSPKQQASEVARVKRYESGVLRDPITIAPRVPVRDVINLSRQHGISGFPVVDEGKVVGIVTGRDLRFETRMDIPVSEIMTPRERLITVGENATLTEAKALMHKHKLERVLVVNDAFELRGLYTVKDITKQTNFPNAARDAQGKLRVGAAVGVGEGTEERVELLVKAGVDALVVDTAHGHSAGVIERVRWVKQNYPQVDVIGGNIATGAAALALVEAGADGVKVGIGPGSICTTRIVAGVGVPQITAIDNVAKALAGTGVPLIADGGIRYSGDIAKAIAAGAHTVMMGGMFAGTEEAPGEIVLFQGRSYKSYRGMGSIGAMQQGSADRYFQDNTGANPNADKLVPEGIEGRVPYKGSLVSIIFQMAGGIRASMGYCGCATIDDMRNKAEFVEITSAGIRESHVHDVQITKEAPNYRME